The following are from one region of the Plasmodium gaboni strain SY75 chromosome 12, whole genome shotgun sequence genome:
- a CDS encoding hypothetical protein (conserved Plasmodium protein, unknown function), translating into MSLNYGLDEIIQIKCSYIIDKYKNKLKKLKEYKHALKEEYEKKNKAHYVNRYMLNKEKEQIYMDIHKYKEKYELETLEKIKEKYNNYFADIFLYEQEYYQCIYKVFKNLLQKKEEIDEKEKQAIKLYEYGHMMISDKNINVEFQNIANTNKKSFSMYDVKAYEYKKNIDNIDNIDNIDNADNLENLYNINVNEVYESILLEQNDDNYSHILNNNKSFNKLNSEYDQIKYIPQNSNYNNNINMFTSNFNEYNYSMNEHKHMSSINQVNIIDHINTEDILNNTDKNDNTNESDIIIKYSNQNFHQNDMDIQQNNISQKKEASKDNETYIKKKIPKENESEEIIMNSTEDIDVQENIEDENVESEIKDHIRNNLEDMDFFKKETTFEEININKNDKNIFLPNNDEKVEENKFFKKSASTTNEILANNILNSHILNNSHDINSNIKYGKSENYINTLDLQKLHNDIINNVEANREDKSETKKKTEELDDIIENNIDFNISSYFSGNFDDIIDKEYLIENEKSNILNENSFIINNDQTIQYVNNENIHSKPSSIKKKENLNIYNNNDEEYQYMQIYNENNNKIQSSLFQTFNNFKNDYNIQIERMNTFENYAQEINILENYEHIMNSLNLDNTLIKNENNKSNEHAMLNISNINDIINYMSNNIKKN; encoded by the exons ATGTCGTTGAATTATGGACTTGATgaaataattcaaataaaatGCTCCTACATaatagataaatataaaaataagttgaaaaaattaaaagagTACAAGcat gctttaaaagaagaatatgaaaaaaaaaacaagGCCCATTACGTAAATAGATATATGCTTAAc aaagaaaaagaacaaatatatatggatatacataaatataaggAGAAATATGAACTTGAAACcttagaaaaaataaaggaaaAGTACAATAACTATTTCGctgatatttttttatacgaacaagaatattatcaatgtatatataaagtatTCAAAAATTTACTACAAAAAAAGGAGGAAATagatgaaaaagaaaagcAAGCCAtcaaattatat GAATATGGACATATGATGATCTcagataaaaatataaatgtagAATTTCAAAATATAGCAAACACCAATAAAAAATCTTTTAGCATGTATGACGTTAAAgcatatgaatataaaaaaaatatagataatatagataatatagataatattgataatgCTGATAACTTAGAAAatctttataatatcaatGTAAATGAAGTTTATGAAAGCATCCTTCTCGAACAGAACGATGATAATTATAGTCACATACTCAACAACAATAAGAGctttaataaattaaatagTGAATATGATCAAATAAAGTATATTCCCCAAAATagtaattataataataatattaatatgtttaCTTCAAATTTTAATGAGTACAATTATTCTATGAATGAACATAAACATATGTCATCAATAAATCAAGTAAATATCATAGATCATATAAATACagaagatatattaaataatactgataaaaatgataatacaAACGAATCagatattattattaaatattcGAATCAAAATTTTCATCAGAATGATATGGATATtcaacaaaataatatatctcAGAAAAAAGAAGCGTCAAAGGATAATGAAACATAcataaaaaagaaaataccaaaagaaaatgaaagtgaagaaattattatgaattCAACTGAGGATATAGATGTGCAAGAAAATATAGAAGATGAAAATGTAGAGAGTGAAATTAAGGATcatataagaaataatttaGAAGACATGgattttttcaaaaaagAAACTACATTcgaagaaataaatataaataaaaatgataaaaatatttttcttccaaataatgatgagaaagtagaagaaaataaattttttaaaaaaagtgCAAGTACCACAAATGAGATTTTAgcaaataatattttgaattcacatatattaaataatagtcatgatataaattcaaatattaaatatggGAAAAgtgaaaattatataaatacacTTGATCTACAAAAATTACATAAcgatattataaataatgtaGAAGCAAATAGAGAAGATAAATCtgaaacaaaaaaaaaaacagaaGAATTAGATGATattattgaaaataatatagattttaatatatctagTTATTTTAGTGGAAATTTTGATGATATTATAGataaagaatatttaatagaaaatgaaaaaagtaatatattaaatgaaaattcatttattataaataatgatcAAACTATTCAATATGTAAACAATGAAAATATACACTCGAAACCCTCTtctattaaaaaaaaagaaaatttaaacatatataataataatgatgaagaatatcaatatatgcaaatatataatgaaaataataataaaatcCAGTCATCCTTATTTCAAACATTTAacaattttaaaaatgattataaCATACAAATTGAAAGAATGAATACTTTTGAAAATTATGCAcaagaaataaatatactaGAAAATTATGAACATATTATGAATTCACTAAACTTAGATAATAcattaattaaaaatgaaaataataaaagtaacGAACATGCAATGTTGAATATAAGTAATATCAACGATATCATAAATTACATGAGcaacaatataaaaaagaattaa